A stretch of Microbacterium sp. 4R-513 DNA encodes these proteins:
- a CDS encoding dihydrofolate reductase family protein: MTAEYTWDVFSTVDGYGSYTEQGDWGGYWSKQGPELLEHRAALFSTRQRMVYGATTFREVAQIMLSGTDPNSLDEWNVRLTGMPATVVSSTLQDDLGWPDATFARGDAVDIVRRLKDESDIPLRSQASLSLNRALMSAGLVDRLQITVFPVISGRTGTSRVLEGAADFDLELLESRTLDGHTQELVYRPTLH, translated from the coding sequence ATGACGGCTGAGTACACCTGGGACGTCTTCTCAACCGTCGATGGATACGGTTCCTACACAGAGCAGGGCGACTGGGGTGGGTACTGGAGCAAGCAGGGCCCGGAGCTCCTCGAGCACCGCGCCGCGCTGTTTTCGACCAGGCAGCGCATGGTCTACGGAGCCACCACGTTCCGCGAAGTCGCCCAGATCATGTTGTCGGGAACCGACCCGAACTCCCTCGACGAATGGAACGTCCGGTTGACGGGGATGCCGGCCACGGTTGTGTCATCGACCCTGCAGGATGACCTCGGCTGGCCGGATGCCACATTCGCCCGTGGTGACGCTGTGGACATCGTTCGCCGGCTCAAAGACGAATCAGACATACCGTTGCGATCCCAAGCCAGCCTGTCGCTGAACCGGGCTCTCATGTCTGCCGGTCTGGTCGACCGGCTGCAGATCACCGTGTTCCCGGTCATCTCTGGACGAACCGGGACAAGCCGAGTCCTGGAGGGTGCAGCTGACTTCGACCTGGAACTGCTCGAGAGCCGAACGCTCGACGGACACACGCAAGAGCTCGTCTACCGGCCAACGCTCCACTGA